From Aegilops tauschii subsp. strangulata cultivar AL8/78 chromosome 5, Aet v6.0, whole genome shotgun sequence:
TGTGTTCTGCAGTTCTGTTGGCAGTGGGCTGGCCTTATGGATTCGGCATAGGATTAGGATTTACTCTATACTTGTCGTAGCTAAGCGCAAGTAATCAAAGAGCTTAATTTTTGGGTTCGAAGTTGAGGTTCCAGTCCAGTAATTAGGAGCAACTGTTGAACCTGTGAACTGTGATCAATTGATCCAACAATTGATCAAGTATTCTTTTGCTTCACGACATGTATATTGGAAATTATTGGACGACATGTATAGCTTAGGGAAGCTGGTAGCTGTAACTGATTTTGTTTGTTATTGCGGTAGACATTGTCTATAAATTTCTGTGATTTTGCAGCACCAAATTTGAACGAAACACACTACTCCCTCTGATACATATCAAATTGTGGCTGATTTAGTACAActtgtactaaatcagcgacaattaatatggatcggaggaaGTATAAGCATTTTACTCTCAATGGCACCTTGGCCACAGCTCTGCCTCAATGATGCTTCACTTGTATCATGAAACCAGATCGAAGAGAACAAACTGATTGTCACTGTGTTATGTTGTAGATTACCGCTGGAAAAGATGACAAGGGTCTTAAGACTTATGATCCTGGTTATCTCAACACTGCCCCTGTGCGTTCTTCCATCTGCTACATTGATGGGGATGAGGGAATTCTTCGCTACAGGGGTTATCCAATTGAGGAGGTTGCTGAAAGCAGTTCGTTTGTTGAGGTCGCCTACCTCTTAAGTAAGTGTTTTGGAACTAGTATTTCTATTGAATTCGAGAgcatatatatattttttttttGTAATTGTTGGTTAATGACTTCTGCGTCCACAGTGTATGGGAATTTGCCTTCTCAGAGTCAACTGGCAGCCTGGGAGTTTGCAATTTCACAGCACTCTGCTGTTCCTCAAGGACTCTTGGTATGCTTTGTCCCTTACCTTTTCTTTTAAAGTCTTGATACTGCAATATATTAAGAATATCATGTAGGTTTCGGGCTTCCCTCAGATTACAAAGTGATGTATGGTGCTTTCTAATTTTGGCAGGATATCATACAATCAATGCCTCATGATGCCCACCCCATGGGTGTCCTTGCCAGTGCAATGAGCACACTTTCTGTCTTCCACCCAGATGCAAACCCTGCCCTTAGAGTAAGCACATTCTGAATGCACCAATTTAGGCAGATGATTATTCACATAGTTCTTACGCAATGCGATAGTATCCGTCAAACCCTTGAACTTTCACTGTTATAAAATTTATTTGATAGTTTGTTGTATATGCCATACTTAATTTTGTTTTTTATCTTTTATTATGCTCAACAGTTTGAAGTTGATCTTTGACATATTCTACCCATACAGGGGCAAGATCTGTACAACTCAAAGCAGGTTAGGGATAAGCAAATTGTGCGAGTTCTTGGGAAGGTATGACTAATAATCTGATTATCTTCAGTTAGTGTAGTTTTTCAGGATACTCATCCAACTGATTAAATTATGTTTGCCATGCTAAAAATATCCGCGGATTCTGCATATAACCTCATGATGGAAGTTGCAACAACAGTACTTTCTGTCTTTAGTCATGTACTTGGCTTAACTTTCTATATCTGACCATTTGTTTAGGCACCAGCAATAGCAGCTGCAGCCTACCTGAGACTAGCAGGAAGGCCTGCCGTCCTTCCTTCAAATAATCTTTCTTATTCAGAGAATTTCTTGTATATGCTAGACTCTTTGTAAGTCACATTAGTTTATAattctttttatttgtttttcccACATATTTTTGGCTAAAGAATTCATTTTGTACATATTTTTCTACTTTTGATGTGTTGCAGGGGTGACAAAGAATATAAGCCAAATCCCCGACTTGCACGGGTTCTAGATATCCTTTTTATTCTCCATGCTGAACACGAAATGAACTGCTCAACAGCTGCTGTTAGGCACCTTGCTTCAAGGTATCATGTCCTTCATTCTCCTCTCAAGTGGGAGTAGTAAATTGATGTCTAATTAGCTATGATATCTGTGTAGTGGTGTCGATGTCTTCACTGCTCTTTCTGGTGGTGTTGGAGCTCTATATGGTCCACTGCATGGTGGCGCAAATGAGGTAAATTATATCGAGCTCTGCCTCCTCCTGGTTCATGCATTCAAGCTTATAATGTTTCTGCATATTTAACAATCCCCATCATTAGAAATTCATTAGTTAATCTAAGAAACAACAGGACCTTGCTTCAGCAGCTCTTACATGAAAAACCTTATGAATCCTGCATCCACTTGTAAGGAAGTTCGTACTTTTAAGTCAGTTTTAGACCATGCGTTCCACCTCTGGCTCTACCAGGCCCATTCAAAACCCAAATTGAAACCTAACAAAACTGAACGTATGTTATTGGCAATCTCATGCAGTTGTAGTTCATCCTATGTGCCCTAAGTTTGTTGGTGGCAGGAGCTTGTAACAGTTCTATGACGACCTATGCCTCCAACTTCTTTTATGAGGAGAGTCTGATATCAATATATCCCTGACCTCATCTACATTGCTCAATATCTCCTTCATTTGGAACAACCAAAACTAGTGCAGAAAGTATAACCAAGGTTATTAAACCACAAGGAACAACATATTGACCCGTGTGTGGATTTTATTAGATTTGGTACCTGTAAAGAGTTTATGCATACTGGCAGGCTGTCattttttccatgtaaagcagaCTCCATTACTATTTATAATTTGGAAGGTCTTTAATCTTTGTCTGATTCACATTGAAACTCAATAAAATGAATTTCTGAAGCAAGGCTCACCAACACATTTTCTAAATATGTATTTTTGTTTCTCATCGCGGCGTCAATGCAAGTAGACCATCCTCTCTCAAGAATTTCCTTCCAGCCTCACATCACCTTAGTTTTGGGGGAATTTATGTATCGTGAAGTATTTCAATTTGAGAaacctgcatcctggcccatagAGATCAAAGGATTGGCATCTTACTATGGGACTTAGTGTTATGTTCTGTATGTCAGGCGGTACTTAAAATGTTGAATGAGATTGGAGCTGTGGAGAATATTCCAGATTTCATTGAGGGAGTGAAGAACAGGTGATACACaactcctacttgattgataTTTTTCTTGTCTCCGTGATGGTCTTTTCAATAGAATTTCTACTTCAATACCTTTTTGATGCACCGTTAGACCTGTTTTACAAGCGATGTCTGTCCTTTTTCAGGAAACGGAAAATGTCAGGTTTTGGGCACCGTGTGTATAAGAATTATGATCCTCGCGCTAAAGTCATCCGGAAGTTAGCAGAAGAGGTTTTCTCGATTGTCGGACGGGATCCTCTTATCGAGGTCAGCTATTCCCGATCTGTTTGACTGTAGAGAGGAAGGTTTTCTGAGAACTTTACCAAACCTCCATTTATGTAGAGAGAGTTTGATCAGTGCTCTCATGTAATGAAACAGAGTTGCTCTGTTTATGCCATGGGTACCAAGTGTCAGTAACTTAGTCTATGAAGCATTATGTTTCGAAATAATAGTGTAAAAGAATCGAACCATGCAAAGTAGAAAATACAGTAAAAATATATTTTTCTACTGGGTGAAAATTGAGTCGAAAAACGGTGAGATAGATGAATTGCAATTCAGATTATTTCCACTTTGGATCTGATGACTGTTGAAAGGAACAAAAATAGTGGACTTAAGTTGTCCGATTGTTCGCCATCTGTTCTTTTTATGACCGAACGAAAGCTGTCTGTTTTATGCTACTCTTATTTGCCAATATCACAAATGGCTAACACTTCAGGGTTTGATAACCGTTCATTTTGCTAATTAACTTCTTTTTCTATAAACACCCTAGAGTTATGCTATCAACAAGGTCCTAATAATTATGTCGTTTTCTTTAAATGAGGATCCTAAACAGCTTGGCTATCTGTGTGCAACTGTAACCATGCGTTGCCAAATCAAACACATCCTTATGATGTTTTCTGATGCCATACCAGGTTGCTGTTGCTTTGGAGAAGGCAGCACTGTCAGATGAGTATTTTATCAAGAGGAAGCTGTATCCAAATGTGGATTTTTACTCTGGCCTGATTTACAGGTGTGTCAGTTGTTTCTTCGAAACTGAGTCTACTTTCTATCCCCCATGCACCCTATTTCTGTTATTGAATACTTACATTGCGACTCGTTGATTTTCAGAGCAATGGGATTccctacagaatttttccctgtATTATTTGCAATTCCTCGCATGGCTGGTTGGCTAGCACATTGGAAGGAGTCACTTGATGACCCAGACAATAAAATTATGAGGCCTCAACAGGTCAGTAGCTATCAACAGTTTTATGTAGAGCACTTCTTTTTGCTTGTTCTGAATTCGGGGACAACCATTTTGTTTTGTTTGTCAGTCTATATATACTGAGCACCAGCTTAAGAGTTACTATTATTCTTTGATCTGTAGTGCGAAATATATTGTTGTGCATGCTTCTTGTTCTGTTGAGTGTTGTTCGGTGGATCTAGTTTTCTCTGTGCTTTAGCAAGGACTTCTTATCACTGTGATACATGTTCCTCTGTGCACCTTGAAACGATCAAACGATTTTGCTTATACAGAAGTCGGTCAATGAATTCTAGCCATGTTTCACTTTATCTTGTCTTCCTAGGgcatcttttttttcttcttctgtcATATTCTCAAAACTAGTAGAACCAATAATCCCGTCAACACTATTTGAGTCATGCAGTTGCTAAATCAAAACCATCCAAGACACAGTATTTAGTTACTCAGGCAGCCAGATCTTCTCATACTTGTGCAATGATTGCTTTGTCGGCGTTAATTCTTTTGCTATTTCTTCAGGTATATACGGGCGTTTGGCTGAGGCATTACACCCCTGTGAGGGAACGAGTGGCATCTAACCAGGGCGAGGAACTTGGTCAGATCGCTACATCAAACGCGACGAGGCGTCGCCGTGCCGGTTCTTCCCTGTAGAACAACAGCACGCATGGATGCATGGTGCAGCATCCAGCCCACACAATAAACCAAGCTGCTGTCCTTGCCACTCATAACGCCGCAGCGGCTTGAGACTGGGGGCTGTTACCCTTCTGGTGTCACCAAGACACTTAGCGGTTGCCATGTAATAAAGTAGTAGTAGAAGGCACGCTGTGGACACTATCTATCCACGCACTTCCAGTTTCCAGCTTCATCTCTGCATGCATGCAATGTGAGCTCATGATTGGAAAAAAtaaatcatactccctccgtcccaaaataagtgtctgaACTTTTGATGGCATGTCGGTCTTCATAAGAGTGCACATATTAGTGCGGTGCGTAGGATTCGATCCCTGGCCAGCAATGAAAAATCATGCCATTTGACCGTTAGTTAACGCGCTGTTTGACCATTATTTAGTTCTTTTTTACCTTGGGGAAACGTTGGTTTTTTTCGGTTCCGTTTGGCCAGACCATGGCGTGGTTGCCGGGGGCGGTGCCTTGATGGTCGAACCTGCCAAATCGCATCCAAAGATCATGAATATAGCGTGGCGCAACAGAGCGCGCCATTCTGTCTAGTTCATTTTCTTTATCATGTGGTTACTGTTTTCAGtttttgctgttgtaacttgctacCTTACTCTGTTCTAAGTCTGATTTTGGATCTATGCATGCCACATCCCCTGTCTTCTTGAGCAATGATAATACATTGATGCAATGAGGAGACACATTGCTGGCTCTCACTTGTGCCCGCCACCATCGATGTTTGTTCTAGAAGCGATGATGCACCAAGCTGGATGGGGTCGGTGTCGATCATCGTCTTTTGTAGGCAGTACCTTATGGGAATTATGCACCTCGTATTTCTAGCACTAGCTAATGATATGTGCATTTTCTCGGTGAAGGAGCAGTGGGTTAGCTTGGACCAACGACAGAAGTGGTGAGGCATTCTTATGGAAGTTTATCTCACTACACC
This genomic window contains:
- the LOC109773224 gene encoding citrate synthase 3, peroxisomal — translated: MDRADPARGRLAVLSSHLLAAGAEPAAALERSPASAAAPGTRAGVLAVVDSRTGKRYEVKVSEDGTVRATDFKKITAGKDDKGLKTYDPGYLNTAPVRSSICYIDGDEGILRYRGYPIEEVAESSSFVEVAYLLMYGNLPSQSQLAAWEFAISQHSAVPQGLLDIIQSMPHDAHPMGVLASAMSTLSVFHPDANPALRGQDLYNSKQVRDKQIVRVLGKAPAIAAAAYLRLAGRPAVLPSNNLSYSENFLYMLDSLGDKEYKPNPRLARVLDILFILHAEHEMNCSTAAVRHLASSGVDVFTALSGGVGALYGPLHGGANEAVLKMLNEIGAVENIPDFIEGVKNRKRKMSGFGHRVYKNYDPRAKVIRKLAEEVFSIVGRDPLIEVAVALEKAALSDEYFIKRKLYPNVDFYSGLIYRAMGFPTEFFPVLFAIPRMAGWLAHWKESLDDPDNKIMRPQQVYTGVWLRHYTPVRERVASNQGEELGQIATSNATRRRRAGSSL